The following are encoded together in the Lathyrus oleraceus cultivar Zhongwan6 chromosome 3, CAAS_Psat_ZW6_1.0, whole genome shotgun sequence genome:
- the LOC127127426 gene encoding protein MAINTENANCE OF MERISTEMS, with translation MYSCKQLGGYPTLLQCWIHEYFPTVGKRGENWNPAGNCGLPRAMRWSYRQGVLKVDDLRPILDELTPTDVIWRPFEDHRAWRVFDEICLYRGCLKWGETVVPYLPDRCLRQFGYRQYVPSPPLDCMMATDIDVDWISYHQSVVDVIGSSSVATTPSEVVDGYLEWYYRVSHPRLVPPHRDAPREVPVPVYDAGPSDPDWARVSTLIRRYLRQVNAEEEDPQFSDLFEALHISRSH, from the exons atgtacagttgcaaacagctaggtggatatcctactctcctacag tgttggattcacgagtattttccaactgttggaaaaagaggggagaattggaaTCCTGCTGGAAACTGTGGTCTTCcccgagcgatgagatggtcATATAGACAGGGAGTCCTGAAGGTCgatgatttacgacctattttggacgagctgacacctaCCGACGTCATCTGGCgaccatttgaggatcatagagcatggcgtgtatttgatgagatatgtctttacaggggctgtttgaagtggggtgaaacagttgttccatacttgcctgatagatgtttacgtcagttcgggtatagacagtatgttccatccccacctctggattgtatgatggcgacggatattgatgttgattggatcaGTTACCATCAGAGTGTTGTCGATGTGATCGGTTCATCTTCCgtggccaccactccatctgagGTAGTAGACggttatctggagtggtattatcgtgtttcccatccacggttggtccctccccatcgtgacGCTCCTAGAGAGGTACCCGTTCCTGTATATGACGCCGGGCCATCTGATCCTgattgggctcgtgtatctacattgattcgtcgctatctgagacaggttaatgctgaagaggaagatccacagttttctgatttatttgaagctttgcatatttctcgttcacattga
- the LOC127127424 gene encoding PKS-NRPS hybrid synthetase cheA — translation MENLPKICVDTTDAFMTTERFGTREEVIRWIKEVGIDNKVTVIISRSDTKTGKRGRSNKIIFGCDKGGKHKISDSGTQSASKKCGCPFKIRSTPAKDGSGWKIDVKCGLHNHGLPDRLEGHSFIGRLTTDEKQHVADLAKRHVAPRNILLSLQDKFPENVTRITQVYKHKSVIEKEIRGPRSEIQHLFKLIEDAGYVYWSRKKDDSEVVREIFWAHPDSVKLLNIFPIVLVMDSTYKTNKYRQPLFEIVGMTSTELTFAVGFAYMESEQTENFCWVLEKLKELFVKKDMCPQVILTDRDLALMKAIEVVFPNSINLLCRFHINKNVGAKCKQHVVNDLQKTIDTLWMEVVWASDEVEYGQRLHQLEQACVDYSGFINYVKDTWLTPHRHRFVGAWINRVLHLGNTTTNRVESAHWKLKQMLGNSIGDMVKCWEAMNNNLRLQLGNIRASFQKSFYEVENAHVSPFYGYLRGSVSRAALRRIAEELLRVDYVGTNRQICGCTLRTSYGLPCACELGRYRVGGIPIPIDVVHVHWRKLTMEVELEKGEDDGSEVDMTAAMDELWRRFRSLDVVGKRALRSRVCELAYPTMTTLCPPPEKIKTKGGVKKKGKKPADYDVYRDPSYHEYVDKASQSSQRQSQPSQTSKKIKLSKKQPQFIVQFPNHIRSYIEDVVNVESDGNCGFRVIASLHGYGEDGWSMVRRELGLELIDKDRSTLYDKLFSNRLSAVRESLMIESFGSQPPEKWMSLPDMGYLIANRYNVVLVCLGNPCITFFPMTSSHSPNVSIYCIGFVNQNHWVQVNMKEGFPLPPVTLDWKKFRSHIATTWMLGFAGRMQHWQLLTPVLA, via the exons atggaaaatcttcccaaaatatgtgtagatactactgatgcgtttatgacgacggaaagatttggtacacgagaagaggttatcagatggattaaagaggttggaatcgacaataaagtaactgttattatcagtcgttcagatactaaaacggggaagagagggagaagtaacaaaataatatttggctgtgataaaggtgggaaacacaagattagtgatagtggtacccaaagtgcgtccaagaaatgtggatgtccatttaaaatcaggtcgactccggcgaaagatggatctggttggaagattgatgtaaaatgtgggttacataatcatggtttacctgatagattagaaggtcattcgtttattggtaggttgaccacagatgagaagcaacatgtcgctgatttggcaaagagacatgtagcacctagaaacattttgctttccttgcaagacaagtttcctgagaatgtcactcgtattacgcaagtatacaagcataagagtgtgatagaaaaagagataagaggtccaaggagtgagatacaacatctgtttaagcttattgaggatgcaggatatgtgtattggagtagaaaaaaggatgactcggaagtggtgagagagatattttgggcacatcctgattcagtgaagttgttgaatatatttccgattgtgttagttatggatagcacctacaagacaaacaaatatagacaacctttgtttgaaattgttggcatgacatcgactgagttgacttttgctgttggatttgcatatatggagtctgagcaaacagagaatttttgctgggtattggagaaattaaaagagttgtttgtgaagaaagacatgtgtccacaagtgattttgacagatagagatcttgctttgatgaaagcaattgaagttgtgtttcccaactcgattaatttgctatgtagatttcacattaacaaaaacgttggtgccaaatgcaaacaacatgtggtgaatgacctgcaaaagacgatagacacattatggatggaagttgtctgggctagtgatgaggttgagtatggtcagcggttgcatcaacttgagcaagcatgtgttgattatagtggatttattaattatgtgaaagacacatggttgactccacataggcatagatttgttggagcatggattaatcgagtcctacatttgggtaacacaacgactaatcg ggttgaatctgctcattggaagttaaagcagatgttaggaaacagtataggtgacatggtcaaatgttgggaagccatgaataacaacttgaggttacaactgggaaacattagagcttcatttcaaaagagtttttacgaagttgagaacgcgcacgtaagtcccttttatggttatttgcgtggttccgtatctcgagctgctttgagacgtattgctgaagagttattgagagttgattatgttggaactaacaggcaaatatgtggttgtactcttagaacatcttatgggttaccttgtgcttgtgagttaggaagatacagagtaggtggtataccgatacccattgatgttgttcatgttcattggaggaaactaactatggaagttgagttagagaaaggtgaagatgatggatcagaggtggatatgacagctgcaatggatgagttgtggagacgatttaggtcattagatgttgttgggaaaagggcattaaggagtagggtatgtgaactagcatacccaacaatgacaacattgtgtccaccacctgagaaaataaaaaccaaaggaggagtgaagaagaaagggaaaaaaccagcagattatgatgtttatagggacccttcgtatcatgagtatgttgataaggcatctcaatcttcacaaaggcaatctcaaccatcacagacttcgaagaagatcaaattatcaaagaagcaaccacaattcattgttcaatttcctaatcatattaggtcatacattgaagatgtagttaatgttgaatcagatggtaattgtggatttagagtcattgcatcattgcatggatatggtgaggatggttggtcaatggttcgcagagagttggggttggaattaatagacaaggataggtcaactttgtatgacaagttattttctaatcggttgtcagctgtgagagaatctttgatgatagaatcgtttggttcacagccacctgaaaaatggatgagtctaccagatatgggttacttgatagccaatcgttataatgttgtacttgtttgtttaggcaatccgtgcatcactttctttccgatgacaagttcacattcaccaaatgtctctatttattgcattggttttgttaaccagaatcattgggttcag gttaacatgaaagaggggtttccattgccaccggtcacattagattggaagaaatttcgttctcatatagcaactacttggatgctaggatttgcaggacgtatgcaacattggcaattacttacacctgtattagcatga